From the Solanum stenotomum isolate F172 chromosome 4, ASM1918654v1, whole genome shotgun sequence genome, one window contains:
- the LOC125862986 gene encoding F-box protein At5g49610-like, with protein MNSPYGVFPDEVILQILARLPVKSVFKTKVVCKVWYKLISDKYFTNLYNELSVKNPMVLVQVSEPSSESRSSLICIDNLKGVSEFSLDFVKDRVKVRACCNGLLCLSSIPDKGVYYVCNPLTREYKLLPRSRERPITRFHPDGEASLVGLGCDLMKQKYNVVLAGYHRSFGHRPERTFICMVYDSELNKWRKFVSLQDDQFTHMNKNQVVFINGGLHWLTDSCSCMLVLDLGTDVWRKIQLPHEISCGVRSRVYLLELDGRLSVIQIYEAWMVIWVMEDYEKEEWRMVDKVSLRCIRGMVPGIFPISQNDNYVYLATHKQVLVYQRNSRVWKEMFSVKDSSTLPLWFSAHAFRSTLFSCH; from the coding sequence ATGAATTCACCATATGGGGTTTTCCCAGATGAGGTAATTCTTCAGATTCTTGCTAGATTGCCTGTTAAATCAGTTTTTAAGACAAAAGTTGTGTGTAAAGTTTGGTATAAATTGATATCTGATAAATATTTCACAAATCTTTATAATGAACTGTCAGTTAAGAATCCTATGGTGCTTGTTCAGGTTAGTGAACCTTCATCAGAATCAAGATCTAGTTTGATTTGTATTGATAATTTAAAAGGGGTTTCTGAATTTTCATTGGATTTTGTAAAAGATAGGGTTAAAGTTAGAGCTTGTTGTAATGGTTTGTTATGTTTGTCTAGTATACCTGATAAGGGTGTTTATTATGTTTGTAATCCATTGACTAGAGAATATAAATTGCTTCCTAGAAGTAGGGAAAGACCTATTACAAGGTTTCATCCTGATGGTGAAGCTAGTCttgttggtttgggttgtgatTTGATGAAACAAAAGTATAATGTGGTTTTAGCTGGTTATCATAGGTCATTTGGTCATCGTCCTGAGAGGACGTTTATATGTATGGTTTATGATTCAGAGTTGAACAAATGGAGGAAGTTTGTGTCGTTGCAGGACGATCAGTTCACACATATGAATAAGAATCAAGTTGTGTTTATTAATGGTGGATTGCATTGGTTGACGGATAGTTGTTcgtgtatgcttgttcttgatTTGGGTACTGATGTTTGGAGGAAAATTCAGTTGCCTCATGAAATTAGTTGTGGAGTTAGGAGTCGTGTTTATTTGTTGGAATTGGATGGGAGATTGTCTGTTATTCAGATATATGAGGCTTGGATGGTTATTTGGGTAATGGAGGATTACGAGAAGGAAGAATGGCGAATGGTTGACAAAGTTAGCCTTCGATGCATTAGAGGGATGGTACCGGGCATTTTCCCAATAAGTCAAAATGACAACTATGTTTACCTTGCTACACATAAGCAGGTTTTGGTATATCAACGAAACAGCCGTGTGTGGAAGGAGATGTTCTCGGTAAAGGACAGCTCAACCTTGCCTTTATGGTTTTCAGCACATGCCTTTAGAAGCACTCTCTTTTCATGCCATTGA